In a genomic window of Flavobacterium sp. KACC 22761:
- a CDS encoding LytR/AlgR family response regulator transcription factor, with amino-acid sequence MKIKCVLIDDEPLAIKVLQNYFTNFPDFEVVATFNNSLEALDFLNSTPVDAVFLDINMPMMTGFELISLIENKTKVIITTAFREFAAESYDLDVLDYLVKPIPLPRFIKCINKITTEYNLKNNIKVEATKGDSHIFIKVDKKMMKINIEEILFVEGMKEYIKVVTPDKTYITHKSLTSLSEELPADRFLRIHKSYVIALNKVKSIEGNRIQIQSYTIPIGRNYSKDVKNKILE; translated from the coding sequence ATGAAGATTAAATGCGTTTTGATCGACGATGAACCATTAGCTATCAAAGTTCTGCAAAATTACTTTACTAATTTTCCAGATTTTGAAGTTGTTGCTACATTCAATAATTCATTGGAGGCACTTGATTTTTTAAACAGCACGCCTGTTGATGCTGTTTTTTTAGATATCAATATGCCAATGATGACTGGATTTGAATTGATAAGCCTTATCGAGAACAAAACCAAAGTTATTATCACAACCGCTTTTAGGGAATTTGCCGCTGAGAGTTACGATCTCGATGTTTTGGACTATTTGGTAAAACCAATTCCGTTGCCAAGATTTATAAAATGTATTAATAAAATCACGACCGAATATAATCTTAAAAACAATATTAAAGTTGAAGCCACTAAGGGCGATTCACATATTTTTATCAAAGTCGATAAAAAGATGATGAAAATTAATATTGAAGAAATCCTTTTTGTCGAAGGAATGAAAGAATATATCAAAGTAGTTACTCCAGACAAGACCTACATCACACACAAATCCTTAACTTCTTTATCTGAAGAACTGCCAGCTGATCGCTTTTTACGCATCCATAAATCTTACGTAATAGCGCTAAACAAGGTAAAATCGATCGAAGGAAACCGTATTCAAATACAATCTTACACCATTCCTATCGGCAGAAACTACAGTAAGGATGTAAAAAACAAAATCCTGGAATAA
- a CDS encoding MFS transporter, with translation MSSENVQTKWGQFISLIIVFFFWGFVGSANDILIPVFKKVFTLSQVQSQLVAWAFYAAYFVGSIIFFLVSLKRDVLQQFGYKKTLAAGLILSAVGSFLFVPAATMQSFPFFLTALFTVGLGFSIQQIVANPLAIKMGSPETGAHRLTLAGGINSFGTTIGAILLGIALFGMGDNKKTNLSLEDIKLPFIILGLAFIVVAVFMYFSKIEDPAKIDEEEAIIEHKHAKFNILDYPQLYLGMLGIFIYVGTEVTIISNLPALLHTKEFGNILEDAIAPFIALYWGSLMIGRWNGGVNVFNTSNLVNTALKFIVPALAFGVIIGANIFAAHDVSTFYIYPIWILLFIAVSFVGGKNAGKTLMLFGLSGITMMIAGLVWPDPSIAKFFFISGGLFLSIMWPSIFDLAIAGLGKNTGKASSFLIMMILGGGVIPLIQGSICDLDITNPGGIFGISYTHFSYVVPLLGFAYLAFYGFYCPKILKKQGINHVEGGGGGH, from the coding sequence ATGAGTTCAGAAAATGTACAGACCAAGTGGGGGCAATTTATCTCATTGATAATCGTCTTCTTCTTTTGGGGTTTTGTTGGTTCTGCCAATGACATCCTGATACCAGTTTTCAAAAAAGTATTTACTTTATCACAAGTACAGTCGCAATTAGTAGCCTGGGCTTTCTACGCCGCTTACTTTGTTGGATCAATTATCTTCTTTTTAGTGTCATTAAAAAGAGATGTTTTACAGCAATTCGGATACAAAAAAACCTTAGCTGCAGGATTAATCCTTTCTGCTGTTGGTTCATTCTTATTCGTTCCTGCTGCAACAATGCAAAGCTTCCCTTTCTTCTTAACAGCACTGTTTACGGTAGGTTTAGGATTTTCTATTCAACAAATTGTTGCAAATCCGCTTGCTATTAAAATGGGAAGCCCAGAAACTGGAGCGCACCGTTTAACTTTAGCTGGAGGTATCAACTCTTTCGGGACAACAATTGGAGCAATTTTATTAGGAATTGCACTTTTCGGAATGGGTGACAACAAAAAAACAAACCTTTCTTTAGAAGACATCAAATTGCCTTTTATCATTTTAGGCCTTGCTTTCATCGTAGTGGCAGTTTTCATGTATTTTTCTAAAATTGAAGATCCTGCAAAAATTGACGAGGAAGAAGCAATAATCGAACACAAACACGCTAAATTCAACATTCTTGATTATCCACAATTATATCTTGGAATGCTTGGAATTTTCATTTATGTAGGTACCGAGGTAACTATCATTAGTAATTTGCCAGCTTTATTGCACACAAAAGAATTTGGAAATATTTTAGAAGATGCTATTGCGCCATTTATCGCCTTATACTGGGGAAGTTTAATGATCGGGCGCTGGAATGGTGGTGTAAACGTTTTCAACACCTCTAACCTAGTAAATACAGCCTTAAAATTCATTGTTCCTGCTTTGGCATTTGGAGTAATCATTGGAGCTAACATTTTTGCAGCTCACGATGTTTCCACTTTCTATATTTACCCAATCTGGATCTTATTGTTTATTGCAGTAAGTTTTGTAGGAGGAAAAAATGCAGGAAAAACTTTGATGCTTTTTGGATTATCAGGAATCACAATGATGATTGCTGGATTAGTTTGGCCAGATCCATCAATTGCTAAATTCTTCTTTATTTCTGGAGGTTTATTCCTTTCTATCATGTGGCCATCGATCTTCGATTTAGCAATTGCAGGTTTAGGAAAAAACACCGGAAAAGCTTCATCTTTCTTGATTATGATGATTCTTGGAGGAGGAGTTATTCCATTAATCCAAGGTAGTATTTGTGATTTAGATATTACAAACCCAGGCGGAATTTTCGGAATTTCATATACACACTTCTCGTACGTAGTGCCACTTCTAGGCTTTGCATATCTAGCATTTTATGGTTTCTATTGCCCTAAAATCTTGAAAAAACAAGGTATCAACCACGTTGAAGGTGGCGGTGGAGGACACTAA
- a CDS encoding sensor histidine kinase has product MKEIQKLKFNIKIQNHIWFWSIYFTLNFLRWGAYFNDYPYAFKSNSIEFALVIPLVYFNLFVLVPRFVLKQKYILYTLLLLLSLFVMYLCKTALTYYIISENIWPEANREYHPFELNHIVAVCIGELYVLAMASSVYLTLTWLRERERNRSLRENQFKIKLKYLENQIQPHFFFNTLNNLYALSLESSDKVPDVILKLSNLMEYVLYDVKGTKFVPLIKEIDYIQNYIEIEKLRFENVEVTINLESNIEDVVVPPLIFISLVENAFKHGGLNNPNLKIKINCKVIDNKLLDFEILNNFVISQNLNLKGGIGLINTKKRLKLIYKNNFSLKQATKLNYYIIRLQIPIRNED; this is encoded by the coding sequence TTGAAAGAAATTCAAAAATTAAAGTTCAATATCAAGATTCAAAATCACATCTGGTTTTGGAGCATTTATTTTACTTTAAATTTTTTAAGATGGGGAGCGTACTTTAATGATTACCCTTATGCTTTCAAATCAAATTCGATTGAGTTTGCATTAGTTATTCCATTAGTATATTTCAATCTGTTTGTTTTGGTACCCCGATTTGTATTAAAACAAAAATACATCCTATATACGCTTTTGCTTCTGCTCAGTTTATTTGTAATGTATTTGTGCAAAACTGCCCTTACCTATTATATAATATCCGAAAATATATGGCCCGAAGCCAATCGAGAATATCATCCGTTTGAACTCAACCACATTGTAGCAGTTTGTATTGGAGAATTATACGTTCTGGCAATGGCATCATCTGTATATCTGACTTTAACCTGGCTCCGTGAACGTGAACGAAACAGATCCTTAAGAGAAAATCAATTCAAGATCAAATTAAAATACCTTGAAAATCAAATACAACCGCATTTTTTCTTCAATACCTTGAATAATCTATATGCATTATCTCTAGAATCTTCAGATAAGGTTCCAGATGTTATACTAAAATTATCCAATTTGATGGAATATGTTTTATATGATGTAAAAGGAACCAAGTTTGTTCCATTAATTAAAGAAATTGATTACATCCAGAATTACATCGAAATCGAAAAACTCCGATTTGAAAATGTTGAAGTCACTATAAATCTAGAATCTAATATTGAAGATGTTGTGGTACCTCCGCTAATTTTCATATCATTGGTAGAAAACGCTTTTAAACATGGCGGTCTAAACAATCCAAACCTTAAAATCAAAATCAATTGTAAAGTTATCGACAATAAATTGTTAGATTTTGAAATCCTAAATAATTTTGTAATTTCACAAAATCTTAATCTAAAAGGAGGAATTGGATTAATCAATACAAAAAAGAGATTGAAGTTAATTTACAAGAATAATTTTAGCTTAAAACAGGCCACAAAACTGAATTACTATATAATCCGTTTGCAAATACCTATTCGTAATGAAGATTAA
- a CDS encoding glutaminyl-peptide cyclotransferase, giving the protein MKKYNFLAVILLGITFVGCGEKNKGENSLFNIDDSAFPAHFTQKEAVSIGVLNPKSKEIDSIAYFINDKRVGSTKGAEKFKFELKDQKLGYQYLKATVYFEGDSSDATKRIELVSDIQPKLLKYKVVNTYPHDKKSFTEGLEFYKDTLYESTGQNGTSYLRKYDYKTGKVFKQIDLDSKYFGEGITFINGKLFQLTWQEKTGFIYNANTLKLEKTFAYDKDIEGWGMTNDGKYIYQTDKTEKIWKMDPATQKMIDYINVYSGESKIKAINELEWIDGKIYTNVWLKDAIAVVNPTSGAVEGILDMSGLRKFMSDITKDDVLNGIAYNPKTKTIFVTGKNWSKMFEITVSE; this is encoded by the coding sequence ATGAAAAAATATAACTTCCTAGCTGTCATTTTATTAGGAATCACATTTGTTGGATGTGGCGAAAAAAATAAAGGTGAAAATTCTTTATTTAATATTGATGATTCCGCTTTTCCGGCCCATTTTACCCAAAAAGAAGCGGTTTCGATTGGAGTTTTGAACCCAAAATCGAAAGAAATCGACAGTATTGCCTACTTTATTAATGACAAAAGAGTGGGAAGTACAAAAGGCGCAGAAAAATTCAAATTTGAGTTAAAAGATCAAAAACTGGGCTATCAATACTTGAAAGCAACTGTTTATTTTGAAGGAGATTCTTCGGATGCCACTAAAAGAATTGAACTAGTTTCGGATATTCAGCCAAAATTATTAAAATACAAAGTCGTAAATACGTATCCGCACGACAAAAAATCTTTTACAGAAGGTTTAGAGTTTTACAAAGACACTTTATATGAAAGTACAGGACAAAACGGAACTTCATATTTAAGAAAATATGACTATAAAACAGGAAAAGTCTTCAAACAGATCGATCTTGATTCGAAGTATTTCGGAGAAGGAATCACTTTCATTAATGGAAAATTATTCCAGTTGACATGGCAGGAAAAAACAGGCTTTATTTATAATGCCAACACTTTAAAACTTGAAAAAACTTTTGCTTACGACAAAGATATTGAAGGTTGGGGAATGACAAATGATGGAAAATACATTTATCAAACAGATAAAACAGAAAAAATTTGGAAAATGGATCCAGCTACACAAAAAATGATTGATTACATCAATGTTTATTCTGGTGAATCTAAAATAAAAGCAATCAATGAATTGGAATGGATTGACGGAAAAATCTATACAAACGTTTGGCTAAAAGATGCAATTGCAGTTGTAAATCCAACTTCTGGAGCCGTTGAAGGAATTTTAGATATGTCTGGCTTACGTAAGTTCATGAGCGACATTACTAAAGATGATGTTTTAAACGGAATTGCTTATAATCCTAAAACTAAAACCATTTTTGTAACTGGTAAAAACTGGAGCAAAATGTTTGAAATCACTGTTTCAGAATAA
- the fsa gene encoding fructose-6-phosphate aldolase, translating into MKFFIDTANLAQIKEAQALGVLDGVTTNPSLMAKEGITGKNNILKHYVDICNLVEGDVSAEVNALDYDGMIKEGEELAELHDQIVVKLPMTKEGVMAAKYFSDKGIKTNVTLVFSAGQALLAAKAGATYVSPFIGRLDDVSTDGLNLIQEIREIYDNYGYETQILAASVRHTMHIVNCAKIGADVMTGPLSAIAGLLKHPLTDIGLAQFVADFEKGNK; encoded by the coding sequence ATGAAATTTTTTATTGATACAGCTAACTTAGCTCAAATTAAAGAAGCGCAGGCTTTAGGTGTTTTAGATGGTGTAACCACTAATCCATCATTGATGGCAAAAGAAGGAATTACCGGAAAAAACAACATTTTGAAGCATTATGTTGATATCTGTAATCTTGTTGAAGGTGATGTAAGTGCAGAGGTAAATGCACTTGATTATGATGGAATGATCAAAGAAGGTGAAGAATTAGCTGAATTGCACGATCAAATCGTTGTAAAATTGCCTATGACCAAAGAAGGTGTTATGGCTGCAAAATATTTTTCTGATAAAGGAATCAAAACAAACGTAACTCTTGTATTCTCTGCGGGTCAAGCTTTATTGGCAGCTAAAGCGGGAGCAACTTATGTTTCTCCTTTTATTGGACGTTTAGATGATGTTTCTACTGATGGTTTGAATTTGATTCAAGAAATTAGAGAAATCTACGACAACTACGGTTACGAAACTCAAATTTTGGCTGCTTCTGTGCGCCACACTATGCATATCGTAAATTGTGCAAAAATTGGTGCTGATGTTATGACTGGACCATTATCTGCAATTGCTGGATTATTGAAGCATCCTTTGACTGATATAGGATTGGCACAGTTTGTTGCTGACTTTGAAAAGGGAAATAAGTAA
- a CDS encoding SDR family oxidoreductase has protein sequence MNKVVLITGGSSGIGKSIGEFLHKKGFVVYGTSRNPEKVLNSIFPLVALDVRNSDSIKSAVAKILEISGRLDIVINNAGVGITGPLEEIPMEEIKNNFETNFFGPIEVMKAVLPQMREQKSGLIINITSIAAYMGLPYRSVYSASKGALELITEGLRMEVKQFGVEITNVAPGDFATNIAAGRFHAPVIKGSAYEKVYGDTLATMNEHVDAGSNPNEMAEAIYKIIQTKKPNVHYKVGVFMQKFSIVLKRVLPDKVYEKMLMNHYKL, from the coding sequence ATGAATAAAGTTGTTTTGATTACCGGAGGATCGTCAGGGATTGGAAAATCAATTGGTGAATTTTTGCATAAAAAAGGTTTTGTCGTTTATGGAACAAGCCGGAATCCAGAAAAAGTGCTGAATTCTATTTTTCCGCTTGTAGCTTTAGATGTTAGAAATTCGGATTCAATAAAAAGTGCTGTGGCTAAAATTTTGGAAATTTCTGGAAGATTGGATATTGTGATCAATAATGCTGGAGTTGGAATTACAGGACCTTTGGAAGAAATTCCGATGGAAGAAATCAAAAATAATTTTGAAACGAACTTTTTTGGCCCAATCGAGGTTATGAAAGCTGTTTTACCACAAATGCGCGAACAAAAATCAGGACTGATTATAAATATTACTTCTATTGCCGCTTATATGGGATTGCCTTACAGAAGTGTTTATTCGGCTTCAAAAGGAGCTTTGGAATTGATTACCGAAGGATTGAGGATGGAAGTAAAGCAATTTGGAGTTGAAATTACAAATGTTGCTCCAGGCGATTTTGCTACCAACATTGCCGCAGGGCGTTTTCATGCGCCAGTAATAAAAGGTTCTGCTTACGAAAAAGTGTATGGTGATACTTTAGCAACAATGAACGAGCATGTTGATGCAGGAAGCAATCCAAATGAAATGGCCGAAGCTATTTATAAAATCATTCAGACTAAAAAGCCAAATGTGCATTATAAAGTGGGGGTTTTTATGCAAAAGTTTTCGATTGTTTTGAAACGTGTACTTCCGGATAAAGTATATGAAAAAATGCTAATGAATCATTATAAACTGTAA
- the hutI gene encoding imidazolonepropionase yields the protein MTTLITNIQELLQVREISIPKVSGAEMAMLPTIKNAFLIIKDNLIEDFGSMENLPTINVDKIIDATGKVVLPTWCDSHTHIVYAGNREQEFVDRINGLTYEEIANRGGGILNSAKKLNETSEEEIYEQSKVRLEEVMYLGTGAVEIKSGYGLTIEGELKMLRVIKKLAENYPIAIKATFLGAHAFPTHYKENKAGYIDEIITKMLPEIAKDKLAEYIDVFCESGYFSVEETEKIMQAGIDFGLKPKIHVNQFNSIGGIQSGVKFNALSVDHLEVMNPEDIEALKGSETMSVALPSCSYFLSIPYTPAREMIKAGLPLALATDFNPGSTPSGNMNFVVATACIKMKMTPEEAINAATINGAYAMGLSETHGSITKGKKANLILTKPISSYYQIPYAFGSNLIESVFLEGKILE from the coding sequence ATGACAACATTAATCACAAACATACAAGAATTGCTTCAAGTACGCGAAATTTCAATTCCTAAAGTTTCAGGAGCTGAAATGGCAATGCTTCCCACAATAAAAAATGCTTTTTTAATTATAAAAGATAATTTGATTGAAGATTTTGGTTCAATGGAAAATCTTCCAACAATAAATGTCGATAAAATTATAGACGCAACAGGAAAAGTGGTTCTGCCAACTTGGTGCGATAGCCACACTCATATTGTTTATGCGGGAAACCGCGAACAGGAATTTGTAGATCGCATTAACGGACTTACATATGAAGAAATTGCTAATCGTGGCGGTGGGATTTTAAATTCGGCCAAAAAACTGAATGAAACTTCTGAAGAAGAAATCTATGAGCAATCAAAAGTTCGTTTAGAAGAAGTAATGTATTTAGGAACCGGCGCTGTCGAAATAAAATCAGGCTACGGATTAACGATTGAGGGCGAATTAAAAATGCTTCGTGTAATTAAAAAATTGGCCGAAAATTATCCAATTGCCATTAAAGCTACATTTTTGGGCGCTCATGCTTTTCCAACGCATTATAAAGAAAACAAAGCTGGCTATATCGATGAAATCATTACTAAAATGCTTCCTGAAATTGCCAAAGACAAATTAGCCGAATATATAGATGTATTTTGTGAAAGCGGTTATTTTTCGGTTGAAGAAACAGAAAAAATCATGCAAGCAGGAATTGATTTTGGCTTAAAGCCAAAAATTCATGTCAATCAATTCAATTCAATTGGAGGTATTCAATCTGGAGTTAAATTTAACGCACTTTCAGTAGATCATCTCGAAGTAATGAATCCAGAAGATATTGAGGCTTTAAAAGGGTCAGAAACAATGTCTGTCGCTTTGCCTTCATGTTCTTACTTCCTAAGCATTCCGTACACGCCAGCACGCGAAATGATCAAAGCTGGACTTCCATTGGCATTAGCCACAGATTTTAATCCTGGCTCTACTCCATCTGGAAATATGAATTTTGTCGTGGCAACAGCGTGCATCAAAATGAAAATGACACCAGAAGAAGCGATAAACGCAGCAACAATCAACGGTGCTTATGCAATGGGACTTTCAGAAACTCACGGAAGCATCACAAAAGGAAAAAAAGCAAATTTAATTCTGACAAAACCAATTTCTTCTTACTATCAAATTCCATACGCTTTCGGAAGCAATTTAATAGAAAGTGTTTTCTTAGAAGGAAAAATTTTAGAATAA